A single Rhinolophus ferrumequinum isolate MPI-CBG mRhiFer1 chromosome 12, mRhiFer1_v1.p, whole genome shotgun sequence DNA region contains:
- the FGD3 gene encoding LOW QUALITY PROTEIN: FYVE, RhoGEF and PH domain-containing protein 3 (The sequence of the model RefSeq protein was modified relative to this genomic sequence to represent the inferred CDS: inserted 1 base in 1 codon): MGVLPHLRATSQHNKQCGCRSTLETRSTVPLLCTCILNSLSSRKHPQPGHPSPSPSPQSSESSALRMESGGGSSTALGPVAALGGAGAGPGCSSLDLPSTDPGKLRVLPIRPGAHSEDHTSESPSGQAAVGDGPPDLGSMGEPSCDAKIPNRDSGIDSPSCSMACEPFPRKGDSEAGLGPTVLQLHPEMAPDSKASGEEADSDVGEDSSEEPEPENSSPSASADLAPAKCSEPQKLLHIAQELLHTEETYVRRLHLLDQVFCTRLTEAGIPSEVTTGIFSNISSIYRFHGQFLLPELQTRITEEWDMNPRLGDILQKLAPFLKMYGEYVKNFDRAMELVSAWTQRSLLFRDVVHSIQKQEVCGNLTLQHHMLEPVQRVPRYELLLTDYLKRLPVDAPDRKDAERSLELISTAANHSNAAIRKMEKMHKLLEVYERLGGEEDIVNPTNELIKEGHIQKLSAKNGTAQDRHLILFNSMILYCVPKLRLMGQKFSIREKMDISDLQVQDITKPHAAHTFIITGKKRSLELQTRTEEEKKEWIQVIEATIEKHKQNSQTFKAFSGTLGQDEDPSLPPDPPMVTTSSEEPAVATDSGGGIAGLEPRRGSSKTRRDKEKQGCRGCGETFNSITKRKHHCKLCGAVICGKCSEFKAENGRQSRVCRECFLAQPLVPGSPSSEVPAEPKQSTEEDSGPPCAIPLSGCTGSVPDLAERLDAXHVWRLQQAPKSLYLSAPSAELEILHVATCRDPTQASPGPQSPRSRRHMN, from the exons ATGGGGGTCCTGCCACACCTCAGAGCCACATCACAGCATAACAAGCAGTGTGGATGTCGCAGCACATTAGAGACCCGATCCACCGTGCCCCTATTGTGCACATGTATTTTGAATTCATTGAGCAGCAG GAAGCACCCCCAACCTGGccatccctccccttccccttccccacagaGCTCAGAGAGCTCAGCTTTGAGGATGGAGTCAGGAGGAGGGTCTTCAACAGCCCTGGGCCCCGTGGCCGCCCTGGGTGGGGCAGGTGCTGGGCCTGGCTGCTCCTCCCTGGATCTGCCCAGCACAGATCCAGGGAAGCTCCGAGTACTGCCCATCAGGCCTGGAGCCCACAGTGAGGACCATACCTCTGAGAGCCCTAGTGGTCAGGCTGCTGTGGGGGACGGCCCCCCAGACCTGGGCTCCATGGGGGAGCCGAGCTGCGATGCTAAGATCCCTAACCGGGACAGCGGGATTGACAGCCCATCCTGTAGCATGGCCTGTGAGCCCTTCCCCCGCAAAGGAGACAGTGAGGCAGGCCTGGGCCCCACCGTCCTGCAGCTGCACCCAGAGATGGCCCCAGACAGCAAAGCCTCCGGGGAAGAGGCCGACAGCGATGTGGGTGAGGACAGCAGTGAGGAGCCCGAGCCGGAGAACAGCTCCCCAAGTGCCAGCGCAGACCTGGCCCCAGCCAAG TGCTCTGAGCCCCAGAAGCTGCTCCACATCGCCCAGGAGCTCCTGCACACCGAGGAGACCTACGTGAGGCGGCTGCACCTGCTAGACCAG GTTTTCTGCACCCGGTTGACGGAAGCAGGGATTCCTTCAGAAGTCACCACAGGCATCTTCTCTAACATCTCCTCCATCTATCGTTTCCACGGGCAGTTCCTCCTGCCTGAGCTTCAAACGCGGATCACAGAGGAGTG gGACATGAATCCCCGGCTTGGGGACATCCTGCAGAAGCTGGCCCCATTCCTCAAGATGTATGGAGAGTACGTCAAGAACTTTGACCGGGCCATGGAACTGGTGAGCGCCTGGACCCAGCGCTCACTGCTGTTCAGGGATGTCGTGCACAGCATCCAG AAGCAGGAGGTGTGCGGGAACCTGACGCTGCAGCACCACATGCTGGAACCCGTTCAGAGGGTCCCCCGCTATGAGCTGCTGCTCACGGACTATCTGAAGCGGCTGCCAGTGGATGCCCCAGACCGGAAGGATGCAGAGA GGTCCTTGGAGCTCATCTCCACAGCTGCCAACCACTCCAACGCCGCTATTCGGAAAATG GAGAAAATGCACAAGCTCTTGGAGGTGTATGAGCGACTAGGGGGTGAGGAGGACATTGTCAACCCCACCAACGAGCTGATCAAGGAGGGCCACATCCAGAAGCTGTCAGCCAAGAATGGCACAGCCCAGGACCGCCACCTCATCCTG TTCAACAGCATGATCCTTTACTGTGTGCCCAAACTGCGGCTCATGGGCCAGAAGTTCAGTATCCGGGAGAAGATGGACATTTCGGACCTCCAG GTGCAGGATATCACCAAGCCACATGCAGCCCACACATTCATCATAACGGGAAAGAAGAGGTCCTTGGAGCTGCAAACCCG gacggaagaggagaagaaagaatggaTTCAG GTCATCGAGGCCACCATCGAGAAGCACAAACAGAACAGCCAGACCTTCAAGGCCTTCAGCGGCACCTTGGGCCAGGACGaggacccctccctccctccagaccCTCCT ATGGTGACTACCAGCTCTGAGGAACCTGCAGTGGCAACCGACAGTGGAGGGGGTATTGCAGGG CTCGAGCCCAGAAGAGGGTCCTCTAAGACCAGGCGTGACAAGGAGAAACAGGGCTGCAGGGGCTGTGGTGAGACCTTCAACTCCATCACCAAGAGGAAGCACCACTGCAAGCTGTGTGGAGCA GTGATCTGTGGCAAGTGCTCCGAATTCAAGGCCGAGAATGGCAGGCAGAGCCGAGTCTGCCGAGAATGTTTCCTGGCACAGCCATTGGTCCCTGGAAGCCCCAGCTCCGAGGTTCCCGCTGAGCCCAAGCAGAGCACTGAGGAG GACAGTGGGCCACCATGTGCCATCCCCCTTTCTGGCTGTACGGGGAGTGTGCCGGACCTGGCAGAGAGGCTGGATG GGCATGTGTGGCGACTGCAGCAGGCCCCGAAGTCCTTGTACCTGAGTGCCCCATCCGCCGAGCTGGAGATCCTGCATGTGGCCACCTGCAGGGACCCAACCCAGGCCAGCCCAGGGCCCCAGAGTCCCAGATCCCGGAGACACATGAACTAA